Genomic segment of Nocardiopsis mwathae:
GCGGTCGACGCACCGGTGCACGCGTACTTCGACCCCCGCGAGCCCGAGGGCGCGCTGCACGCACTGGCGGTGGCCGGTGCCCGGCTCGGCCAGCGGGCGGTCACCATCCCCCTGTTGGCGGCCGCCGCCGTCTGGGCAAGCCTCCGGTGGCGCGATCCGCGTCCGATTGTGGCCACGGTCACCGGCCTGGGCGCGCTGGCCCTGGTGGGCACGGTGCTCAAGGTGTACGTGGGGCGGACCCCGCCCGTGCTGGACGTGGACGTCGTCAACGCCGGCATCGACAACGTCACCGCCTGGCTGACCTCGCTGGCGACCTTCGGCGCCACGCCCTTCGACGGCTTCGTCTCCTACCCGTCCGGGCACACCGCCAACGCCGCCCTGACCTTCCCGCTGCTCGCCTGGCTGCTGTTCGGGCCCTACGGCGTGCGCCCCGGGGCGGTGGCGCTGCGCCGCGCCCTGCTGTGCTCGCTCGTTCCGGTGGTGCTGGTGGGGTCGATGATGGTCGTGCTGGACTACCACTGGGTCAGCGAGGTCCTGGGCGGGGCCGCTCTGGGCGCCGCGCTGGCCCTGCTCAGCCGACTGGTACTGGGTTCCGGGACGGCGCGCGGCACGGAGGCGGTCGCGCGGGCGGCACCGGCCTCCCCTGTCCGGGTACCGCGGAAGAGCGGTTAACCTGCATAAGAGGTCGACGGCAGCCGACGGAATCGGTCAGTCAGAAGGGGGAGGCATGTTCAACATCAGCGGGGGTGAGTTCCTCGTCCTGGGTGCCCTCGCGCTGTTGATCTTCGGCCCCGACCAGCTGCCGAAGGCAGCGGCGCAGATCGGGCGGGTGCTGCGGCAGCTGCGCACCATGGCCGACAGCGCCAAGGACGACCTTCGCGAGGGTCTGGGACCGGAGTTCAAGGACTTCGACGTGCAGGACCTCAACCCCAAGCGGTTCGTGCAGAAGCACTTCTGGGAGGCCGGCGAGGACGAGGGCGCGGGAAGCCGCCCGGTCTCGCAGCTGAACGGCAAGCGGCCGCCCTTCGACCCCGAGGCGACCTGAGCGCGAAACCTTCGCACCGGTCGCACCGGTCGCACCACCGCGCGGCCCGTCGGCGGCGACGGGGGTCAGCCGAACATCAGCACCAGGAACAGGCCGAGCGCCAGCAGGATCACCGACCCGACCATGATGATCGGGGAGCCCAGGGTCGCGATGAGCAGTTCGGCCGCCAGCGAGCCGCCGAGCGCCGCGGCCGCCCACGGCCAGCGCGCGGTGGCCTCCCAGTCGTTGCGCCGCTCCCGGTGGACGGTCACGGCTGCGGCGATCCCGACCAGCGCCCAGAAGGCCAGGTGCCAGTAGACGCGGGTGACCTCCTCGATGTAGTCGGCCCAGCTGCCCAGGAACATGACGAACAGGACGGTGCCGGCCACCAGCCGCCAGCGGTGGCGGGTCTGCAGGGCCGGGATGGCCTTGCTTCGGGCCGGGGTCGCGCGACGGAACCGCTCGGCCGCCAGGGGCGTATCGCCCCCGCGCTCCTCTTCGGGTTCCTCGGCACGCTCCATGGGGTGGGTCGGGTCCGTCGGCTCCGTCGGCACCTCGGGGAGGTGGTAGCCGCCGGCGGCCTCCCCTTCGGGGTACTCGCGGCCGCGGGCGCCAGGGGACCGCGGGGGACGGTCGGGGGTGGGGTCGTCGGGGAATCCGGGCACGGTCGGCGCCCCTCTCTCCATGTCTCACCCGGGGGTGGGGGTCATGCCGGGTGACTACCCGGAGTCGCCGCCGGAGAACCGTTGCCGATCCCTTCCGTCTTCGGCCGTCCCCCACCCCGCTGACCGCGGCGGGCCGCCCCGGGGCAGCCTGGGGCAGCCCGGGGCGGGATGGGGCGCGGCTACGGCCGCCCCGCACCCGAGTAGTACCTGCGGTCCTCGCGCCGGTCGACCTTGGCGTCGCCGGTCAGCGGGCGGAACCGGACGACCTGCGGGTCGTGGTCGCTGACCTGGTCGTGGAACTCGGAGTTGGTCCGCACGATCCGGTAGCGGGCACGATCGGCCGCGGCCCCGCTGAGCAGCATGTGGTCCAGCATCTGGGAGTTCCCGTCGAAGACGTAGTTGTACCGCTCACCGGCGGGAAGCTCCAGGGCCGGGTTGTCCAGGCCGCCGTCGGCGGTGAGGATCTCCAGGGTCCGCGAGAACTCGAAGTCGTTGAGGTCTCCGATCACCATGACGTTGGCGGCCGGGTCCACCGCGGCGAGCTCGTCGGTGAACTCCCGCACCCGTTCGGCCTGGGCGTTGCGCTGCACCTCCGAGGTCCGCTCGGGCGGCTGCCGCAGGCCGTGCATCGGCTGGTCGCCGCGTTTGGAGCCGAAATGGTTGGTGACCACGAACACCGTGCGGCCCTCGAACACGAACTCGCCGACGAGGGGCTTGCGACTGCTGCGCCAGGCCTCGTCACCCGGGGCGATGCGCCCGGGTGAGACGCTCAGTGCGGCGCGGCCGTCCGCGCCCTCGACCACTTCGACGGGTGTGGTCGCGTCGCCGCCCTCGCGGTCGACGAAGGCGACGCGATCGGGGTTGAACAGGAAGACGTTGCGGATGTTGCCGCCGGGCTGGCCGCCGTCGGCGCCGTCTTCGGGGTTGATCTGCCTCCACTGGTAGGCCGGGCCGCCGGCATCCTTGATCGCGGCCACGAACCGACTCAGGGTCTCGTCGGCGTCCACGGTGCCGTCGTCCACCGGGCCGTTGTCGTCCTGGATCTCCTCCAGGCCCACGATGTCCGGGGAGCCGAGGTTGTGGGCGACGCCGCGCGCGAGCCCGTCCACCTTCTCCTGGTCGTCGGCGGCCGACAGGTTCTCCACGTTGTAGGTGGCGACCGACAGCTCCCAGTCCCGGTGCTCGTCGGCCACCTCGCGGGGCAGTTCGTTGTCCACGTGGCGGCCGAGCTGGGTGGCCCGTAGCTGGTAGCCGCCCCAGCGGCTGTAGTAGAGGGGGCCCTGCGTGGTTCCGGCCAGAACGTCGCCGACGTCGGCCCGGGGGAAGGGGCGCTCGGCGTAGGGGATCAGCGACTCGACCTTGAGCCGCCCGCTGTTGGGGTCGGCGTAGTCCCCGTAGACGGTGCCGCCACGGGGGCTGCGGTTCTGGTCGTCCTTGGTGGTCACCCACAGCGCGTTGAAGCGGTCGGTGGGGCCGACCACGGGCGCGTCGTCGACCCGGACGAGCATGTGCTCGTGGGCCTCCCAGAAGTCGAGGGCGTAGGTGTCCGGCTTGAGTTCCAGGCCGCTTATGTCGCC
This window contains:
- a CDS encoding endonuclease/exonuclease/phosphatase family protein; translated protein: MSLSHTRPLSAAAVAAAVTIGAALVPAAPAPAAADSPRIHTIQGTTRVSPYAGQEVADVPGIVTAVNRFGSARGFWFQDPEGDDDPRTSEALFVFTAATTPDVRPGDDVRVSGTVTEYSPGSGLQTITQLADARWTVVGSGADIPSAVLLDTDTVPDAYAPDHGGDISGLELKPDTYALDFWEAHEHMLVRVDDAPVVGPTDRFNALWVTTKDDQNRSPRGGTVYGDYADPNSGRLKVESLIPYAERPFPRADVGDVLAGTTQGPLYYSRWGGYQLRATQLGRHVDNELPREVADEHRDWELSVATYNVENLSAADDQEKVDGLARGVAHNLGSPDIVGLEEIQDDNGPVDDGTVDADETLSRFVAAIKDAGGPAYQWRQINPEDGADGGQPGGNIRNVFLFNPDRVAFVDREGGDATTPVEVVEGADGRAALSVSPGRIAPGDEAWRSSRKPLVGEFVFEGRTVFVVTNHFGSKRGDQPMHGLRQPPERTSEVQRNAQAERVREFTDELAAVDPAANVMVIGDLNDFEFSRTLEILTADGGLDNPALELPAGERYNYVFDGNSQMLDHMLLSGAAADRARYRIVRTNSEFHDQVSDHDPQVVRFRPLTGDAKVDRREDRRYYSGAGRP
- a CDS encoding phosphatase PAP2 family protein, which codes for MLAWLGGAWWRPHAAGAAVAAFLLALITVQVIGHGPVTAVDAPVHAYFDPREPEGALHALAVAGARLGQRAVTIPLLAAAAVWASLRWRDPRPIVATVTGLGALALVGTVLKVYVGRTPPVLDVDVVNAGIDNVTAWLTSLATFGATPFDGFVSYPSGHTANAALTFPLLAWLLFGPYGVRPGAVALRRALLCSLVPVVLVGSMMVVLDYHWVSEVLGGAALGAALALLSRLVLGSGTARGTEAVARAAPASPVRVPRKSG
- a CDS encoding sec-independent translocase, which encodes MFNISGGEFLVLGALALLIFGPDQLPKAAAQIGRVLRQLRTMADSAKDDLREGLGPEFKDFDVQDLNPKRFVQKHFWEAGEDEGAGSRPVSQLNGKRPPFDPEAT